A stretch of Cyanobacteria bacterium FACHB-DQ100 DNA encodes these proteins:
- a CDS encoding PIN domain-containing protein, whose protein sequence is MAQYLLDTNILLRLSDPASPDQTRMFATIAQILTQGDQCCITAQVLIELWVVATRPTNVNGLGWTIEQTENAIVRLSAQFSFLRETEAIYPTWRNLVTAHRVKGKRTHDLRLIAVMQTHVVTHLLTLNPRDFPDVLGITIVHPQDLLNA, encoded by the coding sequence ATGGCGCAATACCTGTTAGACACCAATATTCTCCTCCGACTCAGCGATCCTGCTTCACCGGATCAGACTCGAATGTTTGCGACGATCGCCCAAATCCTAACGCAAGGCGATCAGTGTTGCATCACTGCTCAAGTCCTAATTGAGCTTTGGGTTGTTGCGACTCGACCCACCAACGTCAACGGACTAGGCTGGACAATTGAGCAAACGGAGAACGCGATCGTCCGACTTTCAGCCCAGTTTTCCTTCCTCCGAGAAACAGAAGCAATTTATCCAACCTGGCGTAATCTCGTAACGGCTCATCGCGTCAAGGGAAAACGAACCCATGATTTACGCTTAATCGCTGTTATGCAAACCCACGTCGTGACACACTTGCTCACGCTCAATCCACGGGATTTTCCCGATGTTCTAGGCATCACGATCGTACATCCTCAAGACCTGTTGAATGCTTAA